Genomic window (Pseudomonadota bacterium):
TCACGGCTTCCGCAACAACTCGGACACCCTGGCGGATGAGGGCTTCACATTCCTTTCCGTCAGCGCCGTGCCCGTGCCGGCCGCGGTGTGGCTAATGCTGGGTGCCCTGGGAATCATGGTCCCCGCCGGTCGCCGCCAGCGCAGCTAAGGGGTAAACGACAACTCGGCGCAGCCCTGATCGCTGTGCCACCTGAGCGGCCCGCAAGCCTCCCGCTTGCGGGCCGCTTGCGTTTCCATCGTGCGCCTTGACCGCTCCTGATATGCGATGATGGGCGCGATGGCGGACGCAGCCCTCGGCATATTCCCGGCAGCAACACCGCGGGGCGCGCACGCCGCCCAGGGCGCTCGCGTGAATGACCTCTTCGACCTGTGAGCCTCCATCACGAAGACTCATGACGCACACCGCAGCCGGGGGGGGGCTCGCCTCCAATGTCAGGGACGATCAGCGCCGCCACACGCTTGCCGCGCCTTTGCGCCGCAGGCCTATGCCTCTTTCTTTTGCCCTTCTCCGCCCGAGCGCAAACCAACGTCGATGTCGTGTCGGCCGCGCCCTCAGCGATCGACGAGGTCTTCGAGCTAAGCGGCACGCTCACCGCGCGCCACCAGGCGCGTCTGTCCCCGCTCGTGGACGGCCTGGTGGAGTCCTTGGCCGTTGACGCCGGCCACGAAGTCGCCCCCGGCGCACCACTGCTACGCCTCGACGCGACGCTCGCCAAGGCGGCGCAACGCCGCGCTCGCGCGACCCGCGCGCAGGTACAAGCGGCATACGACGAAGCCGTCAGGCGCGTGGAGGAAGCGCGCCGCCTGGTGGCCGAACGCCACCTACCGCAGACCGAGCTCGACACGCGCCTCGCCCTGATGGTGCAGGCCGAAGCGGCCGTGGGGGTGGCTGAAGCGGGCCTTCGCGAACAGGACGAACTCGTCGCCCGACACGCGCTCACGGCGCCCTTCGCCGGCGTGATTACCGCGCGTAATACGGACATCGGGGAGTGGGTCGCTCGCGGCGACAGCGTGCTGGAACTCACCTCCCTGCGCGGCGTGCGCCTCGACGTGCAAGCCCCACAGGAGCGCTACGACGACCTGCGCGGCGACACGGTAGTAGAGATCATCCCGGACGCCGCGCCGCGCACCGCGCTAGCTGCCGAGATCACCGTGCGCCTGCCGGTAGGCGGTGGCTCCGGGGCCCGTACCTTTCTGGTCCGCCTGCAACCCGTCGACGAAAGCGTTCGCTTGCTGCCAGGCACCTCAGCGATCGCCCGCTTCCACCTAGCAGGCGATGTTGCCGACGCCGTGCAGATCCCCCGCGACGCCCTCATCCGCCACCCCGACGGCGGCTACAGCGTGTTCGTGATCGCCGATAGTAACGATGGGCTCACTGCCGAACGTCGCCGCGTCACCCTGGGCCGCAGCGCAGGCGAGCAGGTGCAGGTTCTGAGCGGTGTAAACCCGCAAGAGCGCGTGGTTACCCGCGGCAACGAGGTATTGCGCGAAGGCGAACGGGTGCGCATCAGCTCGCGCACCTTGCGCTGAGGGCTCGCGCGCGATGCTGAACTTCATCCTGACCCGCAGCACGCTGACCACGGTCCTCGCGCTCATCGTTTGCGTCCTTGGCATCACCGCGGCCCTGCGCATCCCCGTACAGATGATCCCCGATCTGGAGGTGCGCACGATCAGCGTGGTCACTAACTGGCCGGGCGCCACGCCCCAGGACGTCGAGAAGGAGATCCTAATCGAGCAAGAGCGCTACCTGCGCTCCCTCGCCAACTTAACGCGCATGGTCTCCTACGCCGACACGGGCGAGGCCAACATCGAGCTAGAGTTTCCTTTCGGTATCGACGTCAACGAAGCGTTGATCCGCACCAGCAACGCCCTGTCCCAGGTCTCCAGCTATCCGGAGAACGTCGACCCGCCGCGCCTGTACAGCAGCTCCTTCTCGGAAAACGCGTTCATGTACTTCGCAGTGGCCCCGCTCCCCGGCAACCCGCTGCAGATCGACATGGACCTAGTGCGCGACTTCGTCGACGATAACGTGCGCCCCGAGATGGAGCGGGTGGAGGGCGTGTCTCAAGTGCGCCTGGGCGGCGGGGCGGACCGCCAGGTGCGCATCGAAGTGGATACGGCGCGCCTCGCTCAACGAGGTATCTCCCTTGCTGAGCTGCGCGATGCGATTCGCGCCCGCAACACCGACTCCTCGGCCGGCGACATCGACAGCGGCAAGCGGCGCTTTCTCGTGCGCACCCTGGGCCGCTTCGAGGGCGTCGACGAGCTGAGTGACATGGTGCTGGAGCGTCGTGGGGATGCGGTGGTGCGCTTAGGGGACGTGGCCAAGGTCACGCTGGATCACTTCGAGCTGCGCGATGTCTCCTTCGTCGACGGCTCGCCGCGCCTGAGCCTCTCCGTCAACCGCGAAGCCGGCGCCAATGTCATCAAGATCAAGGACGCGATGCTGCCCCTGGTCGAGCAGCTCAACGCCCACCTGCTCTCGCCCAACGGCTTACAAATCGGGTTATTCAGCGACGACGTGCGCTACGTGCAGGCGTCCATCCGCAACGTCTGGACCAACCTGATGATCGGCGCCGCCCTCGCCATCGGCATCATGCTGGTGTTCTTCCGCTCGGCGCGCGCCACGCTCATCGCCACGATCGGCTTGCCGATCTGTACGGTGGCCGCATTCCTCGGCCTGCTGCTGTTTGGCCGCACGATCAACGTGATCTCCCTCGCCGGCGTCGCCTTCGCCATTGGCATGACCGTCGACAACACCATCGTGGTGCTCGAGTCCATAGAGCAGGCCCGGCGCCGCGGCCTCGATCGCTTTGCTGCTGCCCTCGAAGGCACGCGCGAGGTGTGGAGCGCGGTGGTGGCGTCGACCTTCACCACGGTACTCGTGTTCGTGCCGATCCTGTTCGTGCAGGAAGAGGCGGGGCAGCTGTACTCGGACATCGCGATTGCGATCGCCTCCTCGATCCTCGCCAGCATGCTGGTGGCGATCGGCGTGATTCCCGCCATCGCGGCGCGCGTCGGGCTGGGCGTGAGCGATAGCGGTGGCAGCGCGTACGTCCCACGACCGGCCAAGGCGTTCTTGGGGCTAAGCGATTGGCTCACGGGCACCCGCGCGCGCAGCTTGGCATGCCTGCTCGTCACAGCGCTTGCCACCGTGCTGATCGGCCGTTGGCTCACGCCGCCGGCCGAGTACCTACCCGAAGGCGAGGAGCCTAAGGCGTTCAGTCGCATGATCGCACCGCCAGGCTACAACCTCACGGAGATGACGCGCATCGGCGATGAGCTGCGCACGCTTCTCGACCCAACGGTGGACGCTTCGCGCGATGCCTTTCTGGCCGGCGAGTCCACGATTCCACCGTTGCGCGGGTATTCGCTGTGGATCTCCCCAGGCAGCATCAGCGTGATGAGCGAGCCGGTGGACGGACGCGACATCGAGGCCATGATGTCTGGGCTCACGGACCTGTTTCGCACCTACCCAGGTATGCGCGCATTCTCCGCCCGCGGATCGATCATCTCGAGTAACGACGGCGGCTCGCGCGCCGTCGCCCTCGACATCTCGGGGGCGGAGATGGCGGCGCTCTACGACACGGCCCAGGCGGCGATCGAGCGTGCCCAAATGCTGTTCGAGACCCCGCAGATCGACTCAGACCCGTCTTCCCTATCCCTAGATCAGCCCCTCATCCAGGTGCGACCGCGGTGGGAACTGCTGGCGGAGGTTGGTTTCAGCGCGCGGGACTTCGGCTTTGCCGTCTCCGCCCTCTCCGACGGTGCCTTCGTCGATGAGTTCCTCCTCGAGGATGACCAGGTGGATATCTACCTGTTCAGCGGGGCAGGCTCGAAGCAAACGCTGACCGACTTGCAGAACCAGCCCGTGCTGACGCCGAGCGGCAGCGTGGTGCCGCTGTCCGCCCTGGCCGACGTGGTGGAGAGCGTGGACAGCGATTCCCTGCGCCGAGTGAACGGCCGACGCACCGTTTCGCTCTACATCATCCCTCCGCGCGCCGTTGCGCTCGAAAGTGCCGTCGAGCGCGTACGCACAGAGTTGCTACCCGCCCTGCGGGCGGCAGGCGAGGTAGGGGAAGGAGTGAGCATCACGATCACGGGCGCGGCGGACCAGCTGGATGCAACTCGCGAGGCGCTGAGCGGCAACTTCCTCATAGCGATCGTGCTCTGCTACCTGTTGCTGGTGGCGATCTTCTCGCACTGGGGCTACCCCGTGCTGATCCTGATCACGGTGCCTATCGGACTGGTGGGCGGGCTGATCGGACTCGCCCTGCTGAACGGCACCGGCGCGGCACTGGCATTAGCCGGGGTCGCGGCAGTGTCCCAGCCACTTGATATGATCACCATGCTCGGGTTTTTGATTCTGCTCGGTGCCGTGGTGAACAACCCGATCTTGGTGGTCGATCGGGCGAGGCAGAACCTGCGTGCGGGGCAAGCGCTCGGGGATGCGGTGCGCGGAGCCGTCCACAGCAGGCTGCGTCCCGTCCTGATGTCAACGCTGACAACCACCTTTGGCCTAGCGCCATTGGTCCTGATCCCTGGCGCCGGGACGGAGCTTTACCGGGGTGTTGGGGTGATCGTGCTTGGTGGGCTGCTGTGCTCGACGGTCGTTACCCTGCTGTTCCTACCGAGCTTGTTGATGGTGGTGTTGCGGAGCCGCCAGCACGAACCCGCGCCCTCTGTTGCGGAGGGCTCGCTAGAGACGTAGCCGCACACGCGATTCCCCGAGGCGGGCGACCGAGCAAGGCCTAAAGCACCCGCTCTGCGAACCTGTCACCGTTGTCGTACCATTGCCACGGTGACGCACTCGCTCAGCCAGGAGTCCTTCGCTTGTCGTTGCCCGCCCGCCTCTGGCAATACGCCAGCGAGCGTTTCCCGCCTCTGCGTAACGGATTGCTGATCGCTGCGTTCGCTGGCGCTGGCGTTGCCATCGGTCATCTCTGCAACCACACCCGTGGCGTGGCACAGCAAGCGGATGGGTTCCCGTTCGCCGCCGCACCGACCAGCGCGCTGATCATTACCGCCTTCGTGACAGTGTTCGCGCTGTTTCTGCAGCTTCGCGTCGCAGATGAACACAAAGACGTCGAGACCGACGCCGCCCATCGGCCCGAACGACCTGTCCCGCGCGGCCTCGTGTCGCTCGCCGAGCTGACCGGGTTGAGTGTTGGCGCCGGGGTCATCGCACTTGGGCTGACGGCGCTGCTAGCACCGCGACATGCCGTCATCATGCTCGCCATCGTCTGGGTGTGGATGGCCCTCATGCGCCGCGAGTTCTTCGTGTCGACCTGGCTGGAGGCGCGCCCGATCGCCTACCTCGTCTCTCACATGCTGATCATGCCGCTCATTGCTGCCTACGGCGTCTCTGTCGGCTTCGCCACCTGGGACGCCCACCAGATCCTCGTGGCCCGTCCATTCGCCGTGTTCCTCACCCTCTCCCTACTGCAGGGCGTCGTGCTCGAGGTCGCGCGCAAGTGCTGGGCGCCGGAGTCTGAGCGGACGGGTGTGGAAACCTATTCGTCGCGCTGGGGGTCAACGATGGCTGGAAGCGTCGTCGCAGCCAGCATTCTGGCGAGTGGTATCTTGACCGCGATGATCGTCAGCGCATTTGATGTAGGCGTCCCAGCTCAAGGGGCCGTACTCGCAGCGAGCATCGGCGCTGGCGGCGTCGTGCTGCGCTATGTGAAGCGCCCTTCCGTATCCACTGCGAAACACCTAGAGCTGGCGAGCGGACTAGTCGTGCTCATCAACTATTCCCTGCTGGCGTTCCTGCCACTCATGCTGCAGGTACGGATAGCGTGAGCGATCTGCTGCTTACTGGTACGTCGATTACCCTTGCCCGCGCCGGCGCGAAAGCGGCGACGCTGGCCAGCTTGCAGCAGCACTTTGACATCCCGCCGATCCTTGTGATCGCCCCAGGTGCATTTGCGCAAGGCGCGCTACATTCCTCCATTACCGACACTCTCGTCGAACAACTCACTCACCTGGGGCCTGGACCCTACGCCGTGCGATCCTCGGCACGAGAAGAGGACGGCGCGGCGGCGGCGCATGCCGGTCAGTTCCTCTCCTTGCTCAACGTGGCGGCGGACGACGTGGCGGACGCTGCCCTGCGCGTGTGGCGATCGGGATTTGCGGACAACGTGCTCGCCTATCGCCGCGCCCAAGGCCTCGACGACGCCCCGCAGCCTCCGGCTGTGCTCGTCCAGGCGATGGTACCGGCGGTCGCCGCAGGCGTGGCGTTCTCAGCGGACCCGGTCAGCGGCGATCAGGACACGGTGGTGATCAGCGCCACGCGGGGCCTTGCGGACCGCCTGGTCAGCGGCGAAGTGGATGGCGACCAATACTGGGTCGCTGCCGATGACACTCTGCGCTCTCACCTGGCGAGCGAGGAAGCCGTGCTAAGCCCTGAGCGCCGGCGCGAAGTGGCCGCGCTCGCTCGCCGAGCCCGCAATGTATTGGGGGCCGAGCAAGATGTGGAGTGGGCGTATTCCCCTGACGGCACGCTCTACCTCCTTCAGTCGCGCCCCATCACAAC
Coding sequences:
- a CDS encoding efflux RND transporter periplasmic adaptor subunit, producing MSGTISAATRLPRLCAAGLCLFLLPFSARAQTNVDVVSAAPSAIDEVFELSGTLTARHQARLSPLVDGLVESLAVDAGHEVAPGAPLLRLDATLAKAAQRRARATRAQVQAAYDEAVRRVEEARRLVAERHLPQTELDTRLALMVQAEAAVGVAEAGLREQDELVARHALTAPFAGVITARNTDIGEWVARGDSVLELTSLRGVRLDVQAPQERYDDLRGDTVVEIIPDAAPRTALAAEITVRLPVGGGSGARTFLVRLQPVDESVRLLPGTSAIARFHLAGDVADAVQIPRDALIRHPDGGYSVFVIADSNDGLTAERRRVTLGRSAGEQVQVLSGVNPQERVVTRGNEVLREGERVRISSRTLR
- a CDS encoding efflux RND transporter permease subunit, with the protein product MLNFILTRSTLTTVLALIVCVLGITAALRIPVQMIPDLEVRTISVVTNWPGATPQDVEKEILIEQERYLRSLANLTRMVSYADTGEANIELEFPFGIDVNEALIRTSNALSQVSSYPENVDPPRLYSSSFSENAFMYFAVAPLPGNPLQIDMDLVRDFVDDNVRPEMERVEGVSQVRLGGGADRQVRIEVDTARLAQRGISLAELRDAIRARNTDSSAGDIDSGKRRFLVRTLGRFEGVDELSDMVLERRGDAVVRLGDVAKVTLDHFELRDVSFVDGSPRLSLSVNREAGANVIKIKDAMLPLVEQLNAHLLSPNGLQIGLFSDDVRYVQASIRNVWTNLMIGAALAIGIMLVFFRSARATLIATIGLPICTVAAFLGLLLFGRTINVISLAGVAFAIGMTVDNTIVVLESIEQARRRGLDRFAAALEGTREVWSAVVASTFTTVLVFVPILFVQEEAGQLYSDIAIAIASSILASMLVAIGVIPAIAARVGLGVSDSGGSAYVPRPAKAFLGLSDWLTGTRARSLACLLVTALATVLIGRWLTPPAEYLPEGEEPKAFSRMIAPPGYNLTEMTRIGDELRTLLDPTVDASRDAFLAGESTIPPLRGYSLWISPGSISVMSEPVDGRDIEAMMSGLTDLFRTYPGMRAFSARGSIISSNDGGSRAVALDISGAEMAALYDTAQAAIERAQMLFETPQIDSDPSSLSLDQPLIQVRPRWELLAEVGFSARDFGFAVSALSDGAFVDEFLLEDDQVDIYLFSGAGSKQTLTDLQNQPVLTPSGSVVPLSALADVVESVDSDSLRRVNGRRTVSLYIIPPRAVALESAVERVRTELLPALRAAGEVGEGVSITITGAADQLDATREALSGNFLIAIVLCYLLLVAIFSHWGYPVLILITVPIGLVGGLIGLALLNGTGAALALAGVAAVSQPLDMITMLGFLILLGAVVNNPILVVDRARQNLRAGQALGDAVRGAVHSRLRPVLMSTLTTTFGLAPLVLIPGAGTELYRGVGVIVLGGLLCSTVVTLLFLPSLLMVVLRSRQHEPAPSVAEGSLET